One segment of Alnus glutinosa chromosome 2, dhAlnGlut1.1, whole genome shotgun sequence DNA contains the following:
- the LOC133859777 gene encoding uncharacterized protein LOC133859777: MAASAARAFILSRVTDLSLKPLYPHQPTPKAPVLCSRHHHKRRIASVSCLISGVDGGGVSDDFVSTRKSGLDRGFSVIANMLRRIEPLDNSVISKGVSDSAKDSMKQTISTMLGLLPSDQFSVTISVSKRPLHRLLVSSVITGYTLWNAEYRMSLMRNFEISPDSSKKRSNCRDRWLEVSEEEEKKSEDRDSDLSIEGLERRGLQVFGDLSPEALNYIQRLQSELSNVKEELNAQKQDNLQIEYGRGNRNNLLEYLRSLDPDMVTELSRPSSSEVEEIIQQLVQSVLRRFFKDERTSDFIGDSVKGSTENHPDGDDEFCDTTGASRDYLAKLLFWCMLLGHHLRGLENRLHLSCAVGLL, encoded by the exons ATGGCCGCCTCAGCTGCTCGAGCTTTCATTCTCTCTCGCGTAACGGACCTGTCGCTCAAGCCACTCTACCCCCATCAACCAACGCCAAAAGCGCCTGTTCTCTGTTCCCGCCACCACCACAAGCGCCGTATAGCTTCCGTCAGCTGCCTGATATCCGGCGTCGACGGAGGCGGCGTTTCCGACGACTTCGTTTCCACTCGGAAGTCCGGCCTCGACCGCGGGTTCTCTGTGATCGCGAACATGCTTCGGCGAATCGAGCCTTTGGATAACTCCGTTATCTCCAAGGGCGTTTCCGATTCCGCCAAGGACTCCATGAAGCAGACCATTTCAACGATGCTAGGCTTGCTTCCGTCGGACCAGTTCTCCGTCACCATTAGCGTTTCCAAACGGCCCCTCCATCGCCTCCTCGTCTCCTCCGTCATCACCGG GTATACGTTGTGGAACGCGGAGTACCGGATGTCGTTGATGAGGAACTTTGAGATTTCTCCGGATAGTTCGAAGAAGAGGTCGAATTGTCGGGATAGGTGGCTTGAGGTTtcagaggaggaggagaagaagagtGAGGACAGGGATAGTGATTTGAGTATTGAAGGTTTGGAGAGAAGAGGGCTTCAAGTCTTCGGAGATTTGTCGCCGGAGGCGTTGAATTACATTCAACGGTTGCAGTCGGAGTTATCTAATGTAAAAGAG GAACTTAATGCCCAGAAGCAGGACAATTTGCAAATAGAATATGGCAGAGGAAATAGGAACAATTTGTTAGAGTATCTGCGATCCTTGGATCCTGATATG GTAACTGAACTATCTCGTCCCTCATCATCAGAGGTTGAAGAAATAATTCAACAACTTGTTCAAAGCGTATTGCGTAGATTCTTCAAAGATGAGAGGACCTCTGATTTTATAGGAGATTCAGTCAAGGGAAGTACCGAGAACCACCCAGATGGTGACGATGAATTTTGTGATACTACAGGCGCTTCGCGCGACTACCTAGCAAAGCTGCTTTTCTG GTGTATGCTGTTGGGTCATCACTTAAGAGGCTTGGAGAACAGGTTGCATTTAAGTTGTGCCGTTGGATTGTTGTGA